From the genome of Candidatus Eisenbacteria bacterium, one region includes:
- a CDS encoding NADP-dependent malic enzyme (NADP-dependent; catalyzes the oxidative decarboxylation of malate to form pyruvate; decarboxylates oxaloacetate): MIEREDSLAYHAQGRPGKIELRPTKPCLSPRELRLAYLPGASFPSEEIARERGLAFRYTSRGNLVGVISNGSAVPGLGDVGPEAAKPMLEGMAVLFKRLADIDVFDLELDTSDPDRFIETVRLCAPTFGGINLKDIRAPEGLYIYDKLSESLDIPVFHENLYSNAVVAVAALRNALDLVEKRVDGVRVVICGAGTVGTGCARLLLRLGVLPENLLVYDERGLIRPDRKDLHDYQRAYAREDTARDLAAGLDGADVFVGASAAGVLDQDMIRSMNRFPVVFALATPEPEIGYEEARASRRDLIFATALDSHPNAVVDLLSFPYIFRGALDVQATRITEGMMLAAAGALADLAREDVVEEVERAYGRERFSFGPEYLLPKLIDPRVLVRESAAVARCAVEEGVARLPVEMEAYQESLTVRFGTGRETLRGLMMRARRSGRRVVFTDGADEAVLRACAILTDEGIVRPILLGREEEVRAAAERVRVDLGGARVIDPAKSGRADAYAEAYFAMRGRRGVVRAVAERRVAREEIFAAMMLHGGDADLMMVGSPPGADPLQAIREVIGPAEAIRKISGLHVVLLPKRIWFLADCAVNPDPTAEDLAETALLAARTARSLGVEPAVALLSLSNFGAVDHESARRARRAAEIAKERAPGLALDGEMQLAVAVDGRLRREQFPFSTLEGDANVLVFPDLQSGRLALHLLQHLGDAVSIGPLLLGTRLPAHILPERPTVEDVVNLTTLAVVEAMGETAGE, from the coding sequence ATGATCGAAAGAGAGGACTCCCTCGCCTATCACGCCCAGGGGAGACCGGGCAAAATCGAGCTGCGCCCCACCAAGCCGTGCCTTTCGCCGCGTGAGTTGAGGCTCGCCTATCTTCCCGGCGCCTCCTTCCCCTCCGAGGAGATCGCCCGGGAGAGGGGGCTGGCCTTCCGCTACACCTCGCGCGGGAACCTGGTCGGCGTGATCTCCAACGGATCGGCGGTCCCCGGGCTGGGGGACGTGGGCCCCGAGGCGGCGAAGCCGATGCTGGAAGGGATGGCGGTCCTCTTCAAACGGCTCGCCGACATCGACGTGTTCGATCTCGAGCTGGATACGAGCGACCCGGACCGTTTCATCGAGACGGTGCGCCTCTGCGCGCCCACATTCGGCGGCATCAACCTGAAGGACATCCGCGCGCCGGAGGGGCTTTATATTTACGACAAGCTGAGCGAGAGCCTGGACATTCCCGTCTTCCACGAGAACCTGTACAGCAACGCGGTGGTCGCCGTCGCCGCGCTCCGAAACGCCCTCGACCTGGTGGAGAAAAGGGTCGACGGGGTGCGGGTGGTGATCTGCGGCGCCGGCACGGTGGGGACCGGATGCGCCCGGCTTCTCCTTCGACTCGGCGTGCTCCCCGAGAACCTGCTCGTCTACGACGAGCGGGGGCTGATCCGGCCGGACCGGAAGGACCTGCACGATTACCAGCGCGCCTACGCCCGGGAGGACACCGCGCGGGATCTCGCCGCGGGACTGGACGGGGCGGACGTGTTCGTCGGCGCCTCGGCGGCGGGCGTGCTCGACCAGGACATGATCCGGAGCATGAACCGCTTCCCCGTCGTTTTCGCCCTCGCCACGCCGGAGCCGGAGATCGGTTACGAGGAGGCGCGCGCGAGCCGCCGGGACCTGATCTTCGCCACCGCGCTCGACAGCCACCCCAACGCGGTGGTGGACCTGCTCAGCTTCCCCTACATCTTCCGGGGGGCGCTGGACGTGCAGGCGACGCGGATCACCGAGGGGATGATGCTCGCCGCCGCCGGCGCCCTCGCCGACCTGGCCCGGGAGGACGTGGTGGAAGAGGTGGAGCGGGCCTACGGCCGCGAGCGGTTCAGCTTCGGGCCGGAATATCTTTTGCCTAAACTGATCGACCCGCGCGTGCTGGTGCGCGAGTCCGCCGCGGTGGCGCGGTGCGCCGTCGAGGAGGGAGTGGCCCGCCTTCCGGTGGAGATGGAGGCGTATCAGGAGAGCCTGACCGTTCGCTTCGGCACGGGGCGGGAGACGCTCCGGGGGCTCATGATGCGGGCGCGCCGGAGCGGCCGCCGGGTGGTCTTCACCGACGGCGCCGACGAGGCGGTGCTCCGCGCCTGCGCCATCCTCACCGACGAGGGGATCGTCCGGCCGATCCTGCTCGGCCGCGAGGAGGAGGTGCGCGCCGCCGCGGAACGGGTCCGCGTCGACCTGGGAGGCGCCCGCGTGATCGACCCCGCGAAGAGCGGGCGCGCCGACGCCTACGCGGAGGCTTACTTCGCGATGCGCGGGAGGCGCGGCGTGGTGCGCGCCGTCGCGGAGAGGCGCGTCGCCCGAGAGGAGATCTTCGCGGCGATGATGCTGCACGGCGGCGACGCGGACCTGATGATGGTCGGCTCGCCCCCCGGCGCGGATCCTCTCCAGGCGATCCGGGAGGTGATCGGTCCCGCCGAGGCGATCCGCAAGATCTCCGGCCTGCACGTGGTTCTTCTGCCGAAGAGGATCTGGTTCCTCGCCGATTGCGCGGTGAACCCGGATCCGACCGCCGAGGATCTGGCGGAGACGGCGCTCCTCGCGGCGCGAACCGCCCGCTCCCTCGGCGTGGAGCCGGCGGTGGCGCTCCTCTCCCTCTCCAACTTCGGCGCGGTCGATCACGAGTCGGCGCGGCGGGCGCGGCGGGCGGCGGAGATCGCCAAGGAGCGCGCGCCCGGGCTCGCGCTGGACGGGGAGATGCAGCTCGCCGTCGCCGTGGACGGCCGCCTCCGCCGGGAGCAGTTCCCCTTCTCCACGTTGGAGGGGGACGCGAACGTGCTCGTCTTTCCGGATCTGCAGTCGGGGCGCCTCGCCCTCCACTTGCTGCAACACCT